The Lycium ferocissimum isolate CSIRO_LF1 chromosome 1, AGI_CSIRO_Lferr_CH_V1, whole genome shotgun sequence genome includes a region encoding these proteins:
- the LOC132047413 gene encoding cyclin-T1-3-like isoform X3, giving the protein MGIMALAQTYYSQGGPFRGDSRSFYGRNQIGGTVHSSAYNHCNAAVGHVFNSNGSHDFSRNFNEYGYNYDNFIKPEAEPSLKRRKCSTSGWESSGRYSQAPNACKKDVPSKQPSACYNVPVRNARAYDDPYSTGNNNLAITTSTSRPPPDARVPKCSKRDRSWLEDTETDNIFMSKEEIEKCSPSRKDGIDAMHEAHLRYSYCAFLQNLGIRLDLPQTTIGTAMVLCHRFFVRRSHACHDRFLIATAALFLAAKSEETARPLNNVLRASCEIFHKQDLAVLSYLLPVDWFEQYRERVTEAEQMILTTLNFELNVQHPYEPLTSTLEKLGLSETVLVNLALHLVSEGVYRRISLLTCMIFAGG; this is encoded by the exons atgg GAATTATGGCTCTCGCCCAGACTTACTATTCTCAAGGCGGCCCTTTTCGTGGAGACTCTAGGTCTTTTTATGGTAGAAACCAGATTGGTGGAACGGTCCATTCCTCTGCTTACAACCATTGTAACGCTGCTGTTGGCCATGTTTTCAACTCTAATGGCTCCCATGACTTTAGTAGAAATTTTAACGAGTATGGCTACAATTATGATAATTTCATAAAGCCTGAGGCTGAACCTTCTTTGAAGAGGAGGAAGTGCTCAACTTCTGGTTGGGAAAGCAGTGGCAGGTACTCTCAAGCACCCAATGCATGTAAAAAAGATGTTCCTTCAAAGCAGCCAAGCGCATGCTATAATGTTCCTGTAAGGAATGCTAGAGCGTATGATGATCCTTATTCAACTGGTAACAACAATTTAGCCATTACTACCAGTACTTCTAGACCTCCTCCTGATGCAAGGGTACCCAAGTGCTCTAAGCGCGACCGTTCATGGCTTGAGGATACCGAAACTGATAATATCTTTATGTCTAAAGAGGAAATTGAGAAATGCTCTCCGTCGCGGAAAGATGGTATTGATGCAATGCATGAAGCACATTTGCGATACTCGTATTGTGCTTTCCTTCAGAATCTTGGTATTCGCTTGGACCT GCCCCAGACCACAATAGGAACTGCCATGGTTCTGTGTCACCGCTTCTTTGTGAGGCGATCACATGCATGTCATGACAGATTT TTGATTGCGACTGCAGCTCTCTTTCTTGCGGCGAAGTCAGAAGAGACTGCACGGCCTCTCAACAATGTTCTGAGGGCCTCATGTGAAATTTTCCACAAGCAGGATCTTGCAGTTCTATCATATTTGCTACCTGTG GACTGGTTTGAGCAGTACCGTGAGCGTGTTACTGAGGCTGAACAGATGATATTGACCACTTTAAATTTTGAACTGAATGTGCAACATCCATATGAACCTCTTACATCCACCCTTGAAAAATTAGGGCTTTCTGAAACAGTGTTGGTGAATCTGGCACTGCATCTTGTCAGTGAAGG GGTCTATAGAAGGATTAGCTTGCTCACCTGTATGATATTTGCTGGCGGTTGA
- the LOC132047413 gene encoding cyclin-T1-3-like isoform X1: MGIMALAQTYYSQGGPFRGDSRSFYGRNQIGGTVHSSAYNHCNAAVGHVFNSNGSHDFSRNFNEYGYNYDNFIKPEAEPSLKRRKCSTSGWESSGRYSQAPNACKKDVPSKQPSACYNVPVRNARAYDDPYSTGNNNLAITTSTSRPPPDARVPKCSKRDRSWLEDTETDNIFMSKEEIEKCSPSRKDGIDAMHEAHLRYSYCAFLQNLGIRLDLPQTTIGTAMVLCHRFFVRRSHACHDRFLIATAALFLAAKSEETARPLNNVLRASCEIFHKQDLAVLSYLLPVDWFEQYRERVTEAEQMILTTLNFELNVQHPYEPLTSTLEKLGLSETVLVNLALHLVSEGLRSSLWLQFKPYQIAAGAAYLASKFLNMDFSSHHSVWKEFQTPPNVLRDVAQQLMELF; this comes from the exons atgg GAATTATGGCTCTCGCCCAGACTTACTATTCTCAAGGCGGCCCTTTTCGTGGAGACTCTAGGTCTTTTTATGGTAGAAACCAGATTGGTGGAACGGTCCATTCCTCTGCTTACAACCATTGTAACGCTGCTGTTGGCCATGTTTTCAACTCTAATGGCTCCCATGACTTTAGTAGAAATTTTAACGAGTATGGCTACAATTATGATAATTTCATAAAGCCTGAGGCTGAACCTTCTTTGAAGAGGAGGAAGTGCTCAACTTCTGGTTGGGAAAGCAGTGGCAGGTACTCTCAAGCACCCAATGCATGTAAAAAAGATGTTCCTTCAAAGCAGCCAAGCGCATGCTATAATGTTCCTGTAAGGAATGCTAGAGCGTATGATGATCCTTATTCAACTGGTAACAACAATTTAGCCATTACTACCAGTACTTCTAGACCTCCTCCTGATGCAAGGGTACCCAAGTGCTCTAAGCGCGACCGTTCATGGCTTGAGGATACCGAAACTGATAATATCTTTATGTCTAAAGAGGAAATTGAGAAATGCTCTCCGTCGCGGAAAGATGGTATTGATGCAATGCATGAAGCACATTTGCGATACTCGTATTGTGCTTTCCTTCAGAATCTTGGTATTCGCTTGGACCT GCCCCAGACCACAATAGGAACTGCCATGGTTCTGTGTCACCGCTTCTTTGTGAGGCGATCACATGCATGTCATGACAGATTT TTGATTGCGACTGCAGCTCTCTTTCTTGCGGCGAAGTCAGAAGAGACTGCACGGCCTCTCAACAATGTTCTGAGGGCCTCATGTGAAATTTTCCACAAGCAGGATCTTGCAGTTCTATCATATTTGCTACCTGTG GACTGGTTTGAGCAGTACCGTGAGCGTGTTACTGAGGCTGAACAGATGATATTGACCACTTTAAATTTTGAACTGAATGTGCAACATCCATATGAACCTCTTACATCCACCCTTGAAAAATTAGGGCTTTCTGAAACAGTGTTGGTGAATCTGGCACTGCATCTTGTCAGTGAAGG GCTCCGAAGTTCACTCTGGCTTCAGTTCAAGCCTTACCAGATTGCTGCTGGGGCTGCATATCTTGCGTCAAAATTTCTGAACATGGATTTTTCGTCGCATCATTCTGTCTGGAAAGAGTTCCAAACACCGCCAAATGTACTTAGAG aTGTTGCGCAACAGTTGATGGAGCTATTTTAG
- the LOC132047413 gene encoding cyclin-T1-3-like isoform X2, whose translation MALAQTYYSQGGPFRGDSRSFYGRNQIGGTVHSSAYNHCNAAVGHVFNSNGSHDFSRNFNEYGYNYDNFIKPEAEPSLKRRKCSTSGWESSGRYSQAPNACKKDVPSKQPSACYNVPVRNARAYDDPYSTGNNNLAITTSTSRPPPDARVPKCSKRDRSWLEDTETDNIFMSKEEIEKCSPSRKDGIDAMHEAHLRYSYCAFLQNLGIRLDLPQTTIGTAMVLCHRFFVRRSHACHDRFLIATAALFLAAKSEETARPLNNVLRASCEIFHKQDLAVLSYLLPVDWFEQYRERVTEAEQMILTTLNFELNVQHPYEPLTSTLEKLGLSETVLVNLALHLVSEGLRSSLWLQFKPYQIAAGAAYLASKFLNMDFSSHHSVWKEFQTPPNVLRDVAQQLMELF comes from the exons ATGGCTCTCGCCCAGACTTACTATTCTCAAGGCGGCCCTTTTCGTGGAGACTCTAGGTCTTTTTATGGTAGAAACCAGATTGGTGGAACGGTCCATTCCTCTGCTTACAACCATTGTAACGCTGCTGTTGGCCATGTTTTCAACTCTAATGGCTCCCATGACTTTAGTAGAAATTTTAACGAGTATGGCTACAATTATGATAATTTCATAAAGCCTGAGGCTGAACCTTCTTTGAAGAGGAGGAAGTGCTCAACTTCTGGTTGGGAAAGCAGTGGCAGGTACTCTCAAGCACCCAATGCATGTAAAAAAGATGTTCCTTCAAAGCAGCCAAGCGCATGCTATAATGTTCCTGTAAGGAATGCTAGAGCGTATGATGATCCTTATTCAACTGGTAACAACAATTTAGCCATTACTACCAGTACTTCTAGACCTCCTCCTGATGCAAGGGTACCCAAGTGCTCTAAGCGCGACCGTTCATGGCTTGAGGATACCGAAACTGATAATATCTTTATGTCTAAAGAGGAAATTGAGAAATGCTCTCCGTCGCGGAAAGATGGTATTGATGCAATGCATGAAGCACATTTGCGATACTCGTATTGTGCTTTCCTTCAGAATCTTGGTATTCGCTTGGACCT GCCCCAGACCACAATAGGAACTGCCATGGTTCTGTGTCACCGCTTCTTTGTGAGGCGATCACATGCATGTCATGACAGATTT TTGATTGCGACTGCAGCTCTCTTTCTTGCGGCGAAGTCAGAAGAGACTGCACGGCCTCTCAACAATGTTCTGAGGGCCTCATGTGAAATTTTCCACAAGCAGGATCTTGCAGTTCTATCATATTTGCTACCTGTG GACTGGTTTGAGCAGTACCGTGAGCGTGTTACTGAGGCTGAACAGATGATATTGACCACTTTAAATTTTGAACTGAATGTGCAACATCCATATGAACCTCTTACATCCACCCTTGAAAAATTAGGGCTTTCTGAAACAGTGTTGGTGAATCTGGCACTGCATCTTGTCAGTGAAGG GCTCCGAAGTTCACTCTGGCTTCAGTTCAAGCCTTACCAGATTGCTGCTGGGGCTGCATATCTTGCGTCAAAATTTCTGAACATGGATTTTTCGTCGCATCATTCTGTCTGGAAAGAGTTCCAAACACCGCCAAATGTACTTAGAG aTGTTGCGCAACAGTTGATGGAGCTATTTTAG
- the LOC132047413 gene encoding cyclin-T1-3-like isoform X4 produces MGIMALAQTYYSQGGPFRGDSRSFYGRNQIGGTVHSSAYNHCNAAVGHVFNSNGSHDFSRNFNEYGYNYDNFIKPEAEPSLKRRKCSTSGWESSGRYSQAPNACKKDVPSKQPSACYNVPVRNARAYDDPYSTGNNNLAITTSTSRPPPDARVPKCSKRDRSWLEDTETDNIFMSKEEIEKCSPSRKDGIDAMHEAHLRYSYCAFLQNLGIRLDLPQTTIGTAMVLCHRFFVRRSHACHDRFLIATAALFLAAKSEETARPLNNVLRASCEIFHKQDLAVLSYLLPVDWFEQYRERVTEAEQMILTTLNFELNVQHPYEPLTSTLEKLGLSETVLVNLALHLVSEGFFSSGRRFP; encoded by the exons atgg GAATTATGGCTCTCGCCCAGACTTACTATTCTCAAGGCGGCCCTTTTCGTGGAGACTCTAGGTCTTTTTATGGTAGAAACCAGATTGGTGGAACGGTCCATTCCTCTGCTTACAACCATTGTAACGCTGCTGTTGGCCATGTTTTCAACTCTAATGGCTCCCATGACTTTAGTAGAAATTTTAACGAGTATGGCTACAATTATGATAATTTCATAAAGCCTGAGGCTGAACCTTCTTTGAAGAGGAGGAAGTGCTCAACTTCTGGTTGGGAAAGCAGTGGCAGGTACTCTCAAGCACCCAATGCATGTAAAAAAGATGTTCCTTCAAAGCAGCCAAGCGCATGCTATAATGTTCCTGTAAGGAATGCTAGAGCGTATGATGATCCTTATTCAACTGGTAACAACAATTTAGCCATTACTACCAGTACTTCTAGACCTCCTCCTGATGCAAGGGTACCCAAGTGCTCTAAGCGCGACCGTTCATGGCTTGAGGATACCGAAACTGATAATATCTTTATGTCTAAAGAGGAAATTGAGAAATGCTCTCCGTCGCGGAAAGATGGTATTGATGCAATGCATGAAGCACATTTGCGATACTCGTATTGTGCTTTCCTTCAGAATCTTGGTATTCGCTTGGACCT GCCCCAGACCACAATAGGAACTGCCATGGTTCTGTGTCACCGCTTCTTTGTGAGGCGATCACATGCATGTCATGACAGATTT TTGATTGCGACTGCAGCTCTCTTTCTTGCGGCGAAGTCAGAAGAGACTGCACGGCCTCTCAACAATGTTCTGAGGGCCTCATGTGAAATTTTCCACAAGCAGGATCTTGCAGTTCTATCATATTTGCTACCTGTG GACTGGTTTGAGCAGTACCGTGAGCGTGTTACTGAGGCTGAACAGATGATATTGACCACTTTAAATTTTGAACTGAATGTGCAACATCCATATGAACCTCTTACATCCACCCTTGAAAAATTAGGGCTTTCTGAAACAGTGTTGGTGAATCTGGCACTGCATCTTGTCAGTGAAGG CTTCTTTTCCAGTGGTCGTAGATTCCCCTAA
- the LOC132047399 gene encoding uncharacterized protein LOC132047399, with the protein MALTHTHHLQPTISVVIKPIQCPPFSRKFQKGEIFFGTTFSRIQTYHNPVVPTLTRRLFLPSVSGIWDALTGGGNSAVMAIRKGMFLFRQGDVLGSLVEFDKAIELDPRQKAYLWQRGLSLYYLDRYEEGAEQFRLDVAQNPNDTEESIWCFLCEAQLYGVDEARKRYLEVGRDSRPVMREAYNMFKDGGDPEKLVASFSNGQPNEYFYASLYAGLYYESQNEPDAAKVHMIAACQSPYGSRSDDYMAALAKVHCKCRNWNLN; encoded by the coding sequence ATGGCACTAACCCACACCCATCATCTGCAACCCACCATTTCTGTAGTCATCAAACCCATTCAGTGCCCTCCATTTTCAAGAAAGTTTCAGAAAGGTGAAATCTTTTTTGGCACCACTTTTTCAAGAATCCAGACTTATCACAATCCAGTAGTACCAACCTTGACCAGAAGACTATTCTTGCCTTCAGTTTCTGGTATCTGGGATGCACTAACAGGTGGTGGTAACTCAGCTGTGATGGCTATTCGAAAGGGAATGTTTCTTTTTCGACAGGGCGATGTGTTAGGTTCTTTGGTGGAGTTTGACAAGGCAATTGAGCTTGATCCTCGCCAGAAAGCGTATCTTTGGCAAAGGGGTTTGTCTCTATATTATCTTGATAGGTATGAGGAGGGTGCAGAACAGTTCCGTTTAGACGTTGCACAGAATCCAAATGACACAGAGGAGTCAATATGGTGTTTTCTTTGTGAAGCTCAATTATATGGAGTTGATGAAGCAAGAAAAAGATATCTTGAGGTAGGTAGAGATTCTCGACCAGTCATGCGAGAAGCCTATAACATGTTTAAAGACGGTGGTGACCCAGAAAAGCTTGTTGCTTCATTTTCAAATGGACAGCCAAATGAATATTTCTATGCTTCTCTATATGCTGGCTTGTACTATGAATCCCAGAATGAACCAGATGCAGCTAAAGTTCATATGATTGCTGCTTGTCAATCTCCTTATGGATCAAGGTCCGATGATTACATGGCTGCTCTTGCCAAGGTTCATTGCAAATGTAGAAATTGGAACCTCAACTAA